A region of the Terriglobales bacterium genome:
CTACACAAGCTGGCCAAAGCGGGAGCAGATTTCGGCTTGCTAGCCGCCAATACTGCGCATATTGTTTTTGATGAAGTTCAACGCCAGTCCCCCATTCCGTTGATCAGCATTGCGCAAGCTACTTGCGATGCCGCCAAGCTCCGCGGCCTGAAGAAACTGGGCCTGCTTGGCACTCGGTTCACCATGCAAGGGCGCTTTTATCCTGAGATTTTTTCTCGCGAAGGTATCGTGCTGGTCACGCCTGACGAAGGCGAACAGGCCTACATTCATGAGAAATACATGGGCGAATTAGTCAACGGCATTTTTCTGCCGGAAACCCGCGAGCGCCTGCTGGCCATCGTGAACGCGTTGCAGAAACGCGAGGGCATTGAAGGCCTCATTCTGGGCGGCACCGAGCTGCCCTTGATTCTGCGTGATGCCACCGCCGGCATTCCGTTTTTGGACACGACCAAGATTCACGTCGAGAGCGCCGTCGCACAGTTGTTGTCATAAAGCAATGGAGG
Encoded here:
- a CDS encoding amino acid racemase, which encodes MKTLGIIGGIGPESTIEYYRFIIASYREKKKDGSYPSIIINSINLQKAVDLITAGEFVQVAEYIVAELHKLAKAGADFGLLAANTAHIVFDEVQRQSPIPLISIAQATCDAAKLRGLKKLGLLGTRFTMQGRFYPEIFSREGIVLVTPDEGEQAYIHEKYMGELVNGIFLPETRERLLAIVNALQKREGIEGLILGGTELPLILRDATAGIPFLDTTKIHVESAVAQLLS